One Kitasatospora sp. MAP12-44 DNA segment encodes these proteins:
- a CDS encoding non-ribosomal peptide synthetase — MPASSLESDSSVDESPDESPRTARAPYEFDLLALAQGTTVSRPPTTLVSMFEEQAARTPHAPAAVCGTTTSSYAELNARANRLARLLAACGIGPEDRVAVLLPRNHDLLTALLAVLKCGAAYVPLDPGHLAQRIDLILDDTRPACLITETGTSRGRAWDRPVLHLDTPEHLTACAAQSPDDLTDTDRVAPLSPQHPAYLIYTSGSTGTPKGVVVEHHAAAGYLQWTVHLNPDLSGSVPFHGSVSFDGTATALFGPLVSGGLILLADLDNDPQTRANLLEHPPSFLKGTPSLLPQLMDLGAEFAPSGVLMLGGEQLTAQALAGWRSRYPDAAVVNSYGPSEVVVACTQYRVEPGSPLPAGPLPIGRPAWDTGIHLLDGDLRPVEPGAVGELYVGGPGLARGYWNRPGPTAAAFVPDPDGAPGSRMYRTGDLARWNADGQLEFLARADGQLNLRGYRIEPGEVEAALRRDPAVAQAVVTVREDREGDRRLIGYVVAEHDAHLDTAALCELVATLLPPYMVPSTVVVLDRLPLNSSGKIDRGALPAPEYRTTGSGGDVRTPVQEVLCHLYADVLGVTEVGLDDDFFGLGGHSLLAFRLIGLVRSTLHAEIDLRTLTTAPTVRLLAPRLLRSTRSRPPLAAAPRPAVLPLSPAQQRLWFLDQLEGPSAVYNLPFQLSLPGPVDPAVLRRALQDVTTRHESLRTVFLPGPDAGPPRQSVLPDSTVPALSVVSDGGLAAALDQASAHVFDLAAEPPLRAWMFPSDEPDSTTVLLLAHHIAVDGWSKAPLARDLMTAYQARSRGLVPQFDVLPVQYADYTLWQQELLGELADPASLRSEQAGYWRAALDGIPSAIELPTDHARPSVPGHAGGRVSLAIDPQLHARAAEFARTHRATTFMVLHALIAALLTRLGAGTDIPIGTPVAGRTEEGLADLVGCFVNTLVLRTDAQGDPSFTELLRRVRETDLAAYSHQDLPFEEVVEAVNPDRSPAHHPLFQIMLAFNNTDTASLPDSRSDTAPLDLRGAMFDLTFSLSEHFSATGAPEGLSGVLQYSSELFTPDTVELIGARLLRLLGSALDSPDSPVSDLDIFVPGELAVLHDLPGKAGLDGATDGPLSVLEGFGAQVARDPGAVAVVCGAQQLSYQDLADRSDALAEALRTAGVGPESRVGVCLERGPWLPIALLGIWKAGGAYVPLDPEYPHARLTYMAQDAALSCIVTQHKLADLATSLHTAPVLVEDLPRTASRRTDPHLPAGNALAYVIYTSGSTGQPKGVGIDHGSLIRFFAGMEQSCPLGRNDTIAALTSISFDISTVELLLPLVLGSRIVVITKEQSLDARELADLVRDHGVTVLQATPTSWRMLVEAGGDWGSLTHAMSGGEPLSTELAAKLLDRGLRVWNLYGPTEATVWSSLAEITAAADAATVGRTIGGARHYVLDPLGRPVPVGVTGELHIGGDIVARGYHNRPAQSAERFVPDPLGPPGSRMYRTGDRVRWLTDGNLQCLGRLDSQVKIRGFRIEPGEIESVLGSCPGVDFAAVVVRADPAGGQRLIGYVLPQSPGSVTTVELRAWCARQLPAHMVPARLLLIDSVPLTPGGKLDRQGFPDPDSAPEAPDTGHEPPTNEVERTLAGIWARLLGLRNPGIRDNFFESGGHSLLATQLISQIRVEFQVDLPLREFFQAPTIADLATAVEDLITAQMSDLTEEELRDMLAEMDAS; from the coding sequence ATGCCTGCATCAAGCTTGGAGTCGGACAGCTCCGTGGACGAATCCCCGGACGAATCCCCCCGCACTGCCCGCGCTCCGTACGAGTTCGACCTCCTGGCTCTCGCGCAGGGAACCACCGTGTCCAGGCCGCCGACCACCCTCGTCTCCATGTTCGAGGAGCAGGCCGCCCGCACCCCGCACGCCCCGGCCGCGGTCTGCGGAACGACCACCAGCTCGTATGCGGAGCTCAACGCCCGGGCGAACCGGCTCGCACGGCTGCTGGCCGCCTGCGGCATCGGCCCCGAGGACCGGGTCGCGGTGCTGCTGCCCCGCAACCACGACCTGCTCACCGCACTGCTGGCCGTCCTCAAGTGCGGTGCGGCCTATGTCCCGCTCGACCCCGGGCACCTGGCCCAGCGGATCGACCTGATCCTCGACGACACCCGGCCGGCCTGCCTGATCACCGAAACCGGGACGTCCCGGGGTCGTGCCTGGGACCGGCCGGTCCTTCACCTGGACACCCCCGAGCACCTCACGGCCTGCGCCGCCCAGTCACCCGACGATCTCACCGACACCGACCGGGTCGCACCGCTGTCCCCGCAGCACCCGGCCTACCTCATCTACACCTCCGGCTCGACCGGGACGCCCAAGGGTGTGGTCGTCGAGCACCACGCCGCGGCCGGCTATCTCCAGTGGACCGTCCACCTCAACCCGGACCTCTCGGGGAGCGTGCCGTTCCACGGCTCGGTCTCCTTCGACGGCACCGCGACCGCCCTCTTCGGGCCACTGGTCTCCGGCGGGCTGATCCTCCTCGCCGATCTGGACAACGACCCGCAGACCCGCGCCAACCTGCTGGAGCACCCGCCGTCCTTCCTCAAGGGCACGCCCAGCCTCCTCCCCCAACTGATGGACCTCGGAGCCGAGTTCGCACCGAGCGGGGTGCTCATGCTCGGTGGCGAGCAGCTGACCGCGCAGGCCCTGGCCGGCTGGCGGTCCCGGTACCCCGACGCGGCCGTGGTCAACAGCTACGGGCCCAGCGAGGTGGTGGTCGCCTGCACGCAGTACCGCGTGGAGCCCGGCAGCCCGCTCCCGGCCGGCCCGCTGCCGATCGGGCGCCCGGCCTGGGACACCGGCATCCACCTGCTGGACGGCGACCTGCGACCCGTCGAGCCGGGCGCGGTGGGCGAACTGTACGTCGGCGGGCCGGGCCTGGCCCGCGGGTACTGGAACCGCCCCGGCCCCACGGCCGCCGCCTTCGTCCCGGACCCGGACGGAGCCCCCGGGTCACGGATGTACCGCACCGGTGACCTCGCACGCTGGAACGCCGACGGCCAGCTCGAGTTCCTGGCCCGCGCGGACGGGCAGCTCAACCTGCGCGGCTACCGCATCGAACCGGGCGAGGTGGAGGCGGCTCTGCGCCGTGACCCGGCAGTCGCCCAGGCCGTCGTGACGGTCCGCGAGGACCGCGAGGGCGACCGGCGTCTGATCGGCTACGTGGTCGCGGAGCACGACGCGCACCTCGACACGGCGGCACTGTGCGAACTCGTCGCCACCCTGCTTCCCCCCTACATGGTCCCCAGCACCGTCGTCGTCCTCGATCGCCTGCCGCTGAACAGCAGCGGCAAGATCGACCGCGGCGCACTGCCGGCCCCCGAGTACCGGACGACCGGGAGCGGGGGCGACGTCCGCACCCCGGTCCAGGAAGTCCTGTGCCATCTCTACGCCGATGTGCTCGGCGTCACCGAGGTCGGCCTCGACGACGACTTCTTCGGCCTCGGCGGCCACTCCCTGCTCGCGTTCAGACTCATCGGCCTGGTGCGGTCCACCCTCCACGCGGAGATCGACCTGCGGACGCTCACCACCGCCCCCACGGTGCGACTGCTGGCGCCGCGGCTGCTCCGCAGCACCCGGTCTCGGCCACCGCTCGCCGCCGCGCCCCGCCCGGCGGTGCTCCCGCTGTCCCCCGCCCAGCAACGGCTCTGGTTCCTCGACCAGTTGGAGGGACCCAGCGCGGTGTACAACCTGCCGTTCCAGCTGTCCCTACCGGGTCCCGTGGATCCTGCCGTGCTGCGGCGGGCACTCCAGGACGTGACCACCCGGCACGAGAGTCTGCGCACGGTGTTCCTCCCCGGACCCGACGCGGGCCCGCCCCGCCAGTCCGTGCTGCCCGACTCCACCGTCCCCGCGCTCTCGGTGGTCTCGGACGGCGGCCTCGCCGCCGCGCTGGACCAGGCATCGGCCCATGTGTTCGACCTGGCCGCCGAGCCGCCGCTGCGCGCCTGGATGTTCCCGTCCGACGAACCGGACAGCACGACCGTCCTGCTGCTCGCGCATCACATCGCGGTCGACGGCTGGTCGAAGGCACCCCTGGCGCGTGACCTGATGACCGCCTACCAGGCCCGCAGCCGCGGACTCGTCCCGCAGTTCGACGTCCTTCCGGTGCAGTACGCGGACTACACGCTGTGGCAGCAGGAGCTCCTGGGCGAGCTCGCGGACCCGGCCAGCCTGCGCTCCGAGCAGGCCGGCTACTGGCGCGCCGCGCTGGACGGGATACCCAGCGCCATCGAGCTGCCCACCGACCACGCCAGGCCATCGGTGCCGGGTCACGCCGGCGGCCGCGTCAGCCTGGCGATCGACCCCCAACTGCACGCCCGGGCGGCCGAGTTCGCCCGCACCCACCGGGCCACCACATTCATGGTGCTGCACGCGCTGATCGCCGCCCTGCTGACCAGGCTCGGGGCCGGCACCGACATCCCCATCGGCACACCTGTCGCCGGCCGCACCGAGGAGGGCCTCGCCGACCTGGTCGGCTGCTTCGTCAACACCCTTGTGCTGCGCACCGACGCCCAGGGCGACCCGAGTTTCACCGAGCTGCTGCGCAGGGTGCGGGAGACCGACCTGGCCGCCTACTCACACCAGGACCTGCCGTTCGAGGAGGTCGTCGAGGCCGTCAATCCGGACCGCTCACCGGCGCACCACCCGCTCTTCCAGATCATGCTGGCCTTCAACAACACCGACACCGCGTCCCTCCCGGACAGTCGCTCCGACACGGCGCCGCTGGACCTCCGCGGCGCGATGTTCGACCTCACCTTCTCCCTGAGCGAGCACTTCTCGGCGACCGGTGCACCGGAAGGCCTGTCCGGCGTCCTGCAGTACTCCAGCGAGCTCTTCACCCCGGACACGGTCGAGCTCATCGGCGCCCGGCTGCTACGGCTGCTGGGCTCGGCGCTGGACAGTCCCGACTCGCCTGTCAGCGACCTGGACATCTTCGTCCCCGGCGAGCTCGCCGTGCTGCACGACCTCCCCGGGAAGGCGGGCCTCGACGGCGCCACCGACGGGCCGCTGTCGGTGCTGGAGGGGTTCGGGGCGCAGGTGGCACGCGATCCGGGCGCGGTGGCCGTGGTCTGCGGAGCGCAGCAGCTCAGCTACCAGGACCTGGCCGACCGGTCCGACGCACTGGCCGAGGCACTGCGTACCGCCGGGGTCGGCCCCGAGTCCCGGGTCGGCGTCTGCCTGGAGCGCGGCCCATGGCTGCCCATCGCGCTGCTGGGCATCTGGAAGGCCGGCGGCGCCTACGTCCCGCTCGACCCCGAATACCCGCACGCCCGCCTCACCTACATGGCCCAGGACGCAGCCCTCAGCTGCATCGTGACCCAGCACAAGCTCGCCGACCTGGCCACCTCCCTGCACACCGCACCGGTCCTGGTCGAGGACCTCCCCCGCACGGCGTCCCGCAGGACCGACCCGCACCTGCCGGCCGGGAACGCGCTCGCCTATGTGATCTACACCTCCGGCTCGACCGGACAGCCCAAGGGCGTCGGCATCGACCACGGCAGCCTGATCCGATTCTTCGCGGGCATGGAGCAGTCCTGCCCGTTGGGCCGGAACGACACCATCGCCGCGCTCACCAGCATCTCCTTCGACATCTCGACCGTCGAACTGCTGCTGCCACTCGTCCTCGGCAGCCGCATCGTCGTGATCACCAAGGAGCAGTCCCTGGACGCCCGTGAGCTCGCCGACCTCGTCAGGGATCACGGTGTCACCGTCCTGCAGGCCACGCCCACGTCCTGGCGCATGCTGGTCGAAGCGGGCGGCGACTGGGGGAGCCTGACCCACGCGATGTCCGGCGGTGAGCCCCTCAGCACCGAGCTGGCCGCCAAGCTGCTCGACCGCGGTCTGCGGGTCTGGAACCTGTACGGGCCCACCGAGGCCACGGTCTGGTCCTCGCTCGCGGAGATCACGGCAGCGGCCGATGCCGCGACGGTGGGCCGCACGATCGGCGGGGCACGCCACTACGTCCTCGACCCGCTCGGCCGGCCGGTACCGGTCGGTGTGACGGGTGAGCTCCACATCGGCGGCGACATCGTCGCCCGCGGCTACCACAACCGCCCTGCCCAGAGCGCGGAGCGCTTCGTCCCCGACCCGCTGGGACCTCCGGGATCCAGGATGTACCGCACCGGTGACCGGGTCCGCTGGCTCACCGACGGCAATCTGCAGTGCCTCGGCCGCCTCGACAGCCAGGTCAAGATCCGGGGCTTCCGGATCGAACCGGGCGAGATCGAATCCGTGCTCGGCAGCTGTCCCGGCGTCGACTTCGCCGCGGTGGTGGTGCGGGCGGACCCCGCCGGCGGGCAGCGCCTCATCGGATACGTCCTCCCCCAGTCGCCCGGCTCGGTGACCACGGTGGAGCTGCGCGCCTGGTGCGCACGCCAGTTGCCAGCCCACATGGTGCCCGCACGCCTGCTGCTGATCGACTCCGTCCCCCTGACACCTGGCGGAAAGCTCGACCGCCAGGGGTTCCCCGACCCCGACAGCGCTCCCGAGGCTCCGGATACCGGGCACGAACCCCCGACGAACGAAGTCGAACGGACCCTGGCCGGCATCTGGGCCCGCCTGCTCGGGCTGCGGAACCCCGGTATCCGGGACAACTTCTTCGAAAGCGGTGGGCACTCGCTCCTCGCCACCCAGCTGATCTCCCAGATCCGGGTGGAGTTCCAGGTCGACCTCCCGCTGCGGGAGTTCTTCCAGGCTCCCACCATCGCCGATCTGGCCACAGCTGTCGAAGACCTGATCACCGCTCAGATGTCCGACCTGACCGAGGAAGAACTCCGAGACATGCTCGCCGAAATGGATGCGTCGTGA